A DNA window from Sphingomonas changnyeongensis contains the following coding sequences:
- a CDS encoding diguanylate cyclase domain-containing protein yields the protein MHGYLTNADRKLVDAVDRAVAREGQLSPESAELILAEVRTDMSAELLADLIDKAQMGLTEIAGVAKQSRADATAYGQALETQVAGLAGFAPENVLATLVQLTSSMIDRTRAAEAQLRDAGKQMNELRGSLAEARRVAESDALTGLANRRAFEAKLRRAVGHAREQGKPLALAFCDIDHFKKINDTHGHDVGDRILKFVAQRLASASSNNCYVARHGGEEFVMLFQDMEVDEAARIVDDVRADLQDRRLIAKQSGEPIGQVSFSAGVAGLAAGENGRQMLRAADQALYRAKREGRNRVVTAEA from the coding sequence GTGCACGGCTATCTGACCAATGCCGACCGCAAGCTGGTCGACGCCGTCGACCGGGCGGTGGCGCGTGAGGGGCAGCTTTCGCCCGAATCGGCCGAACTGATCCTGGCCGAAGTGCGCACCGACATGTCGGCCGAGTTGCTCGCCGATCTGATCGACAAGGCGCAGATGGGGCTGACCGAGATTGCCGGGGTCGCCAAACAGTCGCGCGCCGATGCCACCGCTTATGGCCAGGCGCTTGAAACCCAGGTTGCCGGGCTGGCCGGCTTTGCGCCTGAAAATGTGCTCGCCACGCTCGTCCAGCTGACCAGCTCGATGATCGACCGGACGCGCGCCGCCGAAGCGCAGCTGCGCGATGCCGGCAAGCAGATGAACGAGCTGCGCGGCAGCCTGGCCGAGGCCCGGCGCGTGGCCGAAAGCGACGCGCTGACCGGCCTTGCCAACCGCCGCGCGTTCGAGGCCAAGCTGCGCCGCGCGGTCGGCCATGCCCGCGAACAAGGCAAGCCGCTGGCGCTGGCATTCTGCGACATCGACCATTTCAAGAAGATCAACGACACCCATGGCCATGATGTCGGTGACCGCATCCTGAAGTTCGTGGCCCAGCGCCTTGCCTCGGCCTCATCGAACAATTGCTATGTCGCGCGCCACGGCGGCGAAGAGTTCGTCATGCTGTTCCAGGACATGGAGGTCGACGAGGCCGCACGCATCGTCGACGATGTCCGCGCCGATCTGCAGGACCGGCGGCTGATCGCCAAACAGTCCGGAGAGCCGATCGGCCAGGTCAGCTTCTCGGCGGGGGTCGCGGGCCTCGCGGCGGGCGAAAATGGCCGCCAGATGCTGCGCGCCGCCGACCAGGCGCTCTACCGGGCGAAGCGCGAGGGCCGCAACCGGGTGGTGACGGCAGAGGCCTGA